A genomic region of Oryza glaberrima chromosome 1, OglaRS2, whole genome shotgun sequence contains the following coding sequences:
- the LOC127760198 gene encoding D-glycerate 3-kinase, chloroplastic — translation MTPLHAAPHHAAAAAAVVSSPSSAPLLLRAKPYHPKAAACSFTVTATTPSRKAFLSCPDHGQAAAGAAPPRSAPASSPALISSVQDLYDFICSGPLVDRIGYTKEKIAGSIDRWLRCGVQVARLFRLNELHLSEAEKARIYHFYIPVFLWCEDQVTEHRAKYKDGDKIPPLVIGVSAPQGSGKTTLVFALDYLFRVAGRNAATLSIDDFYLTAAEQGKLRERNPGNALLELRGNAGSHDLPFSVETLESLLKLTKEGLKMKLPRYDKSAFGGRGDRADPSTWPEVEGPLEVVLFEGWMLGFKPLPNEVVKAVDPQLEVVNKNLEAYYDAWDRFIGSWMVIKIKEPSCVYQWRLQAEIAMRADGKPGMSDEEVMDFVSRYLPAYHAYLPTLYKEGPNGSNPDHLLVVDIDEKRNPMWGR, via the exons atgacgccgctccacgccgccccGCACCatgccgcggccgcggccgcggtcgTCTCCTCGCCCTCAtccgcgccgctcctcctccgcgccaaGCCTTACCACCCCAAGGCGGCGGCTTGCTCCTTCACCGTGACCGCCACCACTCCGTCGAGGAAAG CTTTCCTGTCGTGCCCGGATCacggccaggcggcggcgggggcggcgccgccgcgctccgccccggcgtcgtcgccggcgctcATCTCCTCCGTCCAGGACCTGTACGACTTCATCTGCAGCGGCCCGCTCGTGGACAGGATCGGGTACACCAAGGAGAAGATCGCCGGCTCCATCGACCGGTGGCTGCGCTGCGGTGTGCAGGTGGCCCGGCTGTTCCGCCTCAACGAGCTCCACCTCTCGGAGGCGGAGAAGGCCAGGATATACCACTTCTACATCCCCGTCTTCCTCTGGTGCGAGGACCAGGTCACGGAGCACAGGGCCAAGTACAAGGACGGCGACAAGATCCCTCCATTAGTG ATTGGGGTCAGCGCTCCCCAAGGCAGTGGAAAGACAACTCTTGTTTTCGCACTTGATTATCTTTTTCGGGTTGCTGGTAG GAATGCCGCTACATTATCTATCGATGACTTCTACTTGACGGCAGCAGAACAG GGTAAATTGAGGGAAAGAAATCCTGGAAATGCTCTTTTGGAG CTTCGTGGAAATGCTGGAAGCCATGATCTCCCGTTCTCAGTTGAAACACTTGAATCGCTGCTTAAACTAACTAAAGAAG GTTTGAAGATGAAGCTTCCACGGTATGACAAG TCTGCTTTTGGTGGAAGAGGGGATCGGGCTGATCCTTCAACATGGCCAGAGGTTGAAGGGCCCTTAGAG GTTGTTCTTTTTGAAGGATGGATGCTTGGATTCAAACCTCTTCCAAATGAAGTTGTAAAAGCAGTGGACCCTCAG CTTGAGGTGGTTAATAAGAACCTTGAGGCATACTACGATGCATGGGACAGGTTCATTGGGTCATGGATGGTCATAAAAATAAAGGAACCTAGTTGCGTGTACCAGTGGAGACTGCAG GCAGAGATAGCTATGAGAGCAGATGGGAAACCAGGAATGTCTGATGAGGAG GTCATGGATTTTGTGTCGCGCTACCTACCAGCATACCACGCATATTTGCCCACTCTATATAAAGAGGGACCAAACGGCTCGAACCCAGACCACCTGCTGGTCGTTGACATAGACGAAAAGAGGAATCCTATGTGGGGTAGATGA